A genomic stretch from Cloacibacterium caeni includes:
- a CDS encoding quinol:cytochrome C oxidoreductase translates to MYSFSPKLKLYSIILIVVGLVLFGIGYMLNHGLNESAIQTMMDNVHHGTEHHTPMNSSELVGPQDNAAHLEHATHQIHNTPFSALLTAAMLFFGISACALFFLSIQHAAHAGWSVIVTRVMEAVSSFIPVGGIILLILTFLNVGGIAHLYHWMDKDLIDPNSPNFDVILYEKSKFLNIPFYVVRILIYVIGSWFFVWKIKKVSKRLDETKDRKDYKALYNWSVGYIAFFGFASAAWAWDFLMSIDPHWYSTLYIWYSMVSTLSSAVAVIIIVAVYLKKKGVLPQFNDNHLHDLAKFLFATSMLWTYLFFDQFMLYWYANIPEEVRYFFDRFAYYKYTFLPMLIINFLIPLLVLVSSSIKRNYKVVTTMAVLVILGHWLDFFNMVMPGTVGPFWNNAYTFLLVVGAFLFMVGLFVLVVMSALSKLKLIPEGNPLVKESKIFEYPF, encoded by the coding sequence ATGTATAGTTTTTCACCAAAATTAAAATTGTATTCTATTATACTGATAGTTGTTGGATTGGTACTATTCGGTATTGGCTACATGTTAAATCATGGGTTAAATGAGTCTGCAATTCAGACAATGATGGATAATGTACACCATGGTACAGAACATCATACCCCAATGAACTCTTCAGAATTAGTAGGACCTCAAGATAATGCTGCACACTTAGAACATGCAACGCATCAGATTCATAATACGCCGTTCTCGGCTTTACTAACTGCTGCTATGTTATTCTTCGGAATCTCTGCTTGTGCTTTATTCTTTTTATCAATTCAGCATGCAGCTCACGCTGGTTGGTCTGTAATTGTAACAAGAGTGATGGAAGCGGTATCTTCATTCATTCCAGTAGGTGGGATTATTTTATTAATCTTAACTTTCCTAAACGTAGGTGGGATTGCTCACTTATATCACTGGATGGATAAAGACTTAATCGATCCTAATTCTCCAAACTTTGATGTCATCCTTTACGAAAAATCTAAATTTTTAAATATTCCTTTCTATGTAGTGAGAATCCTTATTTATGTAATTGGTTCTTGGTTCTTCGTTTGGAAAATTAAAAAAGTTTCTAAGAGATTAGACGAAACTAAAGATAGAAAAGATTACAAAGCATTATACAACTGGAGCGTAGGTTACATAGCATTCTTCGGATTTGCTTCTGCAGCTTGGGCTTGGGATTTCTTAATGTCTATTGACCCTCACTGGTATTCTACTCTTTATATTTGGTATTCTATGGTATCTACTTTATCTAGTGCTGTTGCAGTAATCATTATTGTTGCAGTTTACTTAAAGAAAAAAGGAGTTTTACCACAGTTTAATGATAATCACTTACATGATTTAGCTAAATTCTTATTTGCTACTTCAATGTTATGGACTTATTTATTCTTTGACCAATTCATGCTTTACTGGTACGCAAACATCCCAGAAGAAGTAAGATATTTCTTCGATAGATTTGCTTACTACAAGTACACATTCTTACCAATGCTTATCATCAACTTCTTAATACCACTATTGGTGTTAGTAAGTTCTAGCATCAAGAGAAATTACAAAGTAGTAACTACAATGGCTGTTCTAGTAATTCTAGGTCACTGGTTAGATTTCTTCAACATGGTAATGCCAGGAACAGTAGGACCTTTCTGGAATAATGCATACACATTCTTATTAGTAGTTGGTGCATTCTTATTCATGGTAGGTTTATTCGTTTTAGTAGTAATGTCTGCATTATCTAAACTTAAATTGATTCCTGAAGGAAATCCTCTAGTAAAAGAGTCTAAGATTTTTGAATATCCTTTCTAA
- a CDS encoding DUF6694 family lipoprotein yields MKRFLFLSIFSLLFLIGCKKDAVDASSTKAFQESINDMSSSLPTIKQIKFNEALYILKTFGVDAEGDIEELKALGKLLEGKKVPEIFAMADKVAQENGINWASTAPPSLGEMNIFQNIMPSETDVNDIAANSLQITTSEVSVDSVLGPKALQIVPRLLDAAGNKVDFENAALETTLEVSSQGVKLLTSKNLMQNNQFKGFYMRFSSLPQEKVVDNKIDIKVTVKTSKKTIQMTKMGVDVNPNALLMPQSSENPENLEGTPEENATGTDSPKVIGDPKNTVVNFLSNLNSQNLKAAYSQSENPNWGSYETFANPTSGFGTVKSVDVNNVSTKANANNTASVNATYTVTDKSGNATSLDVSYGLKATETGWKITSYKINSSQKK; encoded by the coding sequence ATGAAACGTTTCCTTTTTCTAAGCATATTTTCATTGCTTTTTTTAATCGGTTGTAAAAAAGATGCAGTAGATGCAAGCAGTACAAAAGCCTTCCAAGAAAGTATCAATGACATGTCTTCTTCGCTTCCCACTATTAAACAAATTAAGTTTAATGAAGCTCTTTATATTCTAAAAACCTTTGGCGTAGATGCAGAAGGTGATATCGAAGAACTAAAAGCTCTTGGCAAACTTCTTGAAGGGAAAAAAGTGCCAGAAATTTTTGCAATGGCAGACAAAGTAGCACAAGAAAACGGAATCAACTGGGCAAGTACAGCTCCTCCTTCATTAGGTGAAATGAATATCTTCCAAAATATCATGCCGTCTGAAACAGATGTAAATGATATTGCCGCAAATTCTTTGCAAATTACAACCAGTGAAGTCTCTGTAGATAGTGTTTTAGGACCAAAAGCATTACAAATCGTTCCAAGATTATTAGATGCTGCAGGAAATAAAGTAGATTTCGAGAATGCAGCCTTAGAAACCACTTTAGAAGTTTCTAGTCAAGGAGTAAAACTTTTGACATCTAAAAATTTGATGCAAAACAATCAATTCAAAGGATTTTATATGAGATTTTCTTCTCTTCCTCAAGAGAAAGTAGTGGATAATAAAATTGACATAAAAGTTACTGTAAAAACGTCAAAGAAAACCATTCAAATGACCAAAATGGGTGTAGATGTAAATCCTAACGCTCTTTTGATGCCTCAAAGCTCAGAAAATCCAGAAAATCTTGAAGGAACTCCAGAAGAAAATGCTACGGGAACAGATTCTCCAAAAGTAATTGGCGATCCTAAAAATACCGTTGTGAATTTCTTAAGCAACTTAAACAGTCAGAACTTAAAAGCAGCTTACAGTCAGTCAGAAAACCCGAATTGGGGTTCTTATGAAACATTTGCCAATCCTACGTCTGGTTTTGGAACCGTAAAAAGTGTAGATGTAAACAATGTTTCTACTAAAGCAAATGCCAATAACACTGCAAGTGTAAATGCAACTTATACTGTAACAGATAAATCTGGAAACGCAACTTCGCTTGACGTTTCTTATGGATTAAAAGCTACAGAAACAGGCTGGAAAATCACCAGCTATAAAATCAATTCTTCTCAAAAAAAATAA
- a CDS encoding adenine phosphoribosyltransferase, producing MATQDLIARLESTIQNIPDFPIEGIQFKDITPIFLNPKLYEDVIADLVEFSKGKVDVVCGIESRGYLFGIAIAVALEVPFILIRKKGKLPPPFISEKYDLEYGTAEIEMRTNQIQPNQRVLIHDDLLATGGTTEAAAKLVEKQGAKVTQFSFLIGLKDLHGEDKLKQFDAEVYSILNY from the coding sequence ATGGCAACGCAAGATTTAATCGCTAGATTAGAAAGCACAATTCAGAATATTCCAGATTTCCCAATCGAAGGAATACAATTCAAAGACATTACGCCCATTTTCTTAAATCCTAAATTATACGAAGACGTAATTGCAGATTTAGTAGAATTCAGCAAAGGAAAAGTAGACGTAGTGTGCGGAATAGAAAGCAGAGGCTATCTCTTCGGAATTGCAATTGCTGTTGCCCTAGAAGTTCCATTTATTTTAATTAGAAAAAAAGGGAAACTTCCTCCTCCATTTATTTCAGAAAAATACGATTTAGAATACGGAACTGCCGAAATAGAAATGCGCACGAACCAAATTCAACCAAACCAAAGAGTATTAATTCACGATGATTTATTAGCAACAGGTGGCACAACTGAAGCTGCTGCTAAATTGGTTGAAAAACAAGGCGCAAAAGTGACACAGTTCAGTTTTTTAATTGGTCTTAAAGATTTACACGGCGAAGATAAACTGAAACAGTTTGACGCTGAAGTGTACAGTATTCTGAACTATTAA
- a CDS encoding potassium channel family protein, translating to MNRFSALYKRILILVVSILIFVLLGALALMYSEKMRLLDAVWYSIMTLTTVGFGVPDNFSDLGKIITIFLMLFGVGAVLYGLTALSLEFFNGNFAKEYKQNLIKRNMKNLENHIIICGFGRNGRQAARKLILHKKPFVIIDKKPLENRDDEFRNTIFIHGNAVEDEILIKAGVEKANGIIASLPSDADNLFIVISSKELNPKIKVISRASNSSTIKKLKTAGAENVIMPDKIGGEHMASLLITPDLVEFIDNIVLEGTKKINVLEIYTDKLSKEFIGKKLEELKIFPKTGCKIVGYKDVHGEYIINPDESKLIEPNSCIFILGQPHQIENLQNMYPQ from the coding sequence ATGAATAGATTTTCCGCATTATATAAAAGAATTTTAATTTTAGTGGTCTCCATACTCATTTTTGTATTATTGGGAGCATTAGCACTCATGTATTCTGAGAAAATGAGATTACTGGACGCGGTTTGGTACAGTATTATGACACTTACTACCGTAGGTTTTGGAGTGCCCGACAATTTCTCAGATTTAGGAAAAATCATCACTATTTTTTTAATGCTTTTCGGTGTGGGAGCTGTGCTCTATGGTTTAACAGCGCTTTCATTAGAATTTTTTAACGGAAATTTCGCCAAAGAATACAAACAAAATCTCATCAAACGCAATATGAAAAATTTAGAAAATCACATCATCATTTGTGGTTTCGGGAGAAATGGCAGACAAGCCGCCAGAAAACTTATTCTCCACAAAAAACCTTTTGTTATTATAGACAAAAAACCGCTAGAAAATAGAGATGATGAGTTCCGCAACACTATTTTTATCCACGGAAATGCGGTAGAAGATGAAATATTGATCAAAGCTGGAGTAGAAAAGGCAAATGGAATCATCGCTAGTTTACCATCTGATGCAGATAATCTTTTTATTGTAATCAGTTCTAAAGAATTAAATCCAAAAATTAAAGTCATCAGTAGAGCATCTAACAGCAGTACCATCAAAAAACTGAAAACAGCAGGTGCCGAAAATGTAATTATGCCTGATAAAATTGGCGGCGAACACATGGCTTCTCTTCTTATTACCCCAGATTTGGTAGAATTTATTGATAATATTGTGTTGGAAGGCACCAAAAAAATTAACGTTTTAGAAATTTATACGGATAAACTTTCCAAAGAATTTATCGGCAAAAAATTAGAAGAACTTAAAATTTTCCCAAAAACAGGATGTAAAATTGTAGGCTACAAAGACGTTCACGGCGAATACATCATTAATCCTGACGAAAGTAAACTCATAGAACCGAATAGTTGTATTTTCATTCTTGGACAACCTCATCAGATTGAAAACCTACAAAACATGTATCCTCAATAA
- a CDS encoding DUF389 domain-containing protein translates to MPYHKLKRTLALPREEEERFTFAEIEEGVYFRGHNLWLLVLSMAIASIGLNINSPAAVIGAMLISPLMGPVVGLSFGLSIHNKNLVKLSLYNWVIMIVTGLVASTIYFLISPFHQETSQLAAFKEATIFDCLLALFGGFAWFLGIIRKEAIKVIAGVAVATACIPPLCTAGYGIANLNWDFFFGGMYYYLINCFFIGVGTWILSIVLGYQKYYLEKVEKRNKKDILIITIISLLVLFPSILLTQKKWNAEKLKSDAEEYIDTIQKQNPELAIVNYKAEEENGEKFLDITILNDQNFIDSQKLDAADLLNKEIKLRWHYAPNSKATEINYLQQQINELKKELEKK, encoded by the coding sequence ATGCCTTATCATAAACTTAAAAGAACATTAGCATTACCAAGAGAAGAAGAAGAGCGTTTTACTTTTGCAGAAATAGAAGAAGGTGTTTATTTCCGTGGGCATAACTTGTGGTTACTTGTTTTGTCTATGGCGATTGCAAGTATTGGTCTTAATATCAATTCTCCTGCTGCAGTAATTGGTGCGATGCTTATATCTCCATTAATGGGACCAGTGGTAGGACTTTCTTTTGGTTTGTCTATTCACAATAAAAATTTGGTAAAACTTAGTCTTTATAACTGGGTGATAATGATTGTTACCGGTTTGGTAGCTTCTACTATTTATTTTTTAATATCACCATTTCATCAAGAGACGTCACAATTAGCAGCATTTAAAGAAGCTACTATTTTCGATTGTTTGTTAGCGCTTTTTGGTGGTTTTGCATGGTTTTTAGGAATCATTAGAAAGGAAGCCATCAAAGTAATTGCAGGAGTTGCAGTAGCCACGGCTTGTATTCCTCCGCTTTGTACGGCTGGTTATGGAATTGCAAATTTGAATTGGGATTTTTTCTTTGGCGGGATGTATTATTATCTCATTAATTGTTTTTTCATAGGAGTGGGAACTTGGATTTTGAGCATTGTTTTGGGATATCAAAAATATTATCTCGAAAAAGTGGAAAAAAGAAATAAAAAAGATATTCTAATCATTACCATTATCTCTTTATTGGTGCTGTTTCCAAGTATTTTATTGACTCAGAAAAAGTGGAATGCCGAAAAATTGAAATCAGATGCCGAAGAATATATTGATACCATTCAAAAACAAAACCCTGAATTGGCTATTGTAAATTATAAAGCGGAAGAAGAAAATGGTGAAAAATTTCTAGACATTACCATTCTCAATGATCAAAATTTTATAGATTCTCAGAAATTAGATGCAGCTGATTTGCTCAATAAAGAAATTAAATTGAGATGGCATTATGCGCCGAATTCTAAGGCTACAGAAATAAATTATCTTCAACAACAGATTAATGAGCTGAAAAAGGAGTTGGAGAAGAAATAA
- a CDS encoding YfgM family protein, translating into MTDKHKSKKELENEGKETVEIFQDLDQTALKTEMFIEKYAKQIGIIFGAVVLAVLGYFAYQQFIANPKNEEATLSYLAAQKNLSEGKDDIALGGKSAANPGFKGTYEQFPGTDAGKLSAYNAGLLKFKEGKYQEAYDLLDKFSSDNKILMALKYGAMGDAQANLNKNEDALSLLDKAASASDDAYTSYYFTRKAGLLALAMKKNAEAKKYFETIEEKYADYDGGTSDAYIEMVKNF; encoded by the coding sequence ATGACAGACAAGCATAAAAGCAAAAAAGAGCTAGAGAACGAAGGAAAAGAAACGGTAGAAATTTTTCAAGATTTAGACCAAACCGCGCTCAAAACAGAGATGTTCATTGAAAAATACGCTAAACAAATCGGGATTATTTTCGGTGCTGTAGTATTAGCGGTTTTAGGATACTTTGCTTATCAGCAATTCATCGCAAATCCTAAAAACGAAGAAGCTACACTGAGCTATCTGGCTGCTCAAAAAAACCTTTCTGAAGGGAAAGATGATATCGCACTAGGTGGAAAATCTGCTGCAAATCCAGGATTCAAAGGTACTTATGAGCAATTTCCTGGTACTGATGCTGGTAAACTTTCTGCTTACAATGCAGGTTTATTAAAATTCAAAGAAGGTAAATACCAAGAAGCTTACGATTTATTAGACAAGTTTTCTTCTGATAATAAAATCTTAATGGCTCTAAAATATGGAGCAATGGGAGATGCTCAAGCAAATCTTAACAAAAATGAAGATGCACTTTCTCTTTTAGACAAAGCCGCTTCTGCTTCTGATGATGCTTACACTTCTTATTACTTTACAAGAAAAGCTGGTTTACTAGCACTTGCAATGAAGAAAAACGCTGAAGCTAAAAAATACTTCGAAACCATCGAAGAAAAATATGCAGACTATGACGGCGGTACTTCTGATGCTTATATAGAAATGGTAAAAAACTTTTAA